The proteins below come from a single Drosophila kikkawai strain 14028-0561.14 chromosome 3R, DkikHiC1v2, whole genome shotgun sequence genomic window:
- the Nnk gene encoding zinc finger protein 2 isoform X2 yields the protein MSSQCRTCGQETYSNNAINIFEGNDVIINQIALVTGVKLTDKLDFPKRMCFSCLVSLNEAIQFRELCVATNQRLSLEFESDDQEDFEDPRSREELALQSSVTEMFEDDVEIEILKQIKEIIEEDEAEYYNTHLQKQQRVSDLGKKNDIPPNNFPETTCSSSHEAEQIPQESTEKSERKKYRARKIYFCDQCGKEFNDKGNLNLHLVRHTGVKPFECPDCGKREFSMYLMNIHIRVKHRGEKPFVCKYCDESFSDSTQRSRHQSRMHELKVANRRYNCAFCDLRFEVQSQLKKHEIVHSGQRNYP from the exons ATGTCTTCACAGTGTCGAACTTGTGGTCAGGAGACATATAGCAAcaatgcaataaatatttttgagggAAACGATGTTATCATCAATCAAATCGCTCTGGTCACGGGCGTTAAA CTCACTGACAAACTGGATTTTCCTAAAAGAATGTGCTTTTCTTGCCTGGTCAGCTTGAACGAAGCCATTCAATTTCGAGAGCTTTGCGTTGCCACAAACCAACGCCTTAGTCTTGAATTCGAATCCGATGATCAGGAGGATTTTGAGGATCCTAGGAGCAGGGAAGAGTTGGCTTTGCAGAGCAGTGTGACGGAGATGTTTGAAGATGACGTGGAAATCGAGATACTTAAGCAGATTAAGGAGATCATTGAAGAGGATGAAGCGGAATACTACAATACTCACTTACAGAAGCAGCAGAGAGTGTCGGATCTTGGGAAAAAGAACGATATACCGCCGAACAACTTCCCGGAAACCACCTGCAGCTCATCTCATGAAGCTGAACAAATCCCCCAGGAGAGCACAGAAAAAAGCGAACGGAAAAAGTACAGAgccagaaaaatatatttctgtgATCAGTGCGGCAAGGAGTTCAACGACAAGGGCAACCTCAATCTGCATCTGGTGCGCCACACAGGCGTTAAGCCGTTCGAGTGTCCGGACTGTGGCAAAAGAGAGTTCAGCATGTACCTCATGAACATCCATATCCGCGTCAAGCATCGTGGCGAGAAACCCTTCGTCTGCAAGTACTGTGACGAGAGTTTCTCGGACAGCACCCAGAGAAGTCGCCACCAAAG ccgGATGCATGAACTCAAAGTGGCAAATAGAAGGTACAATTGCGCATTCTGCGATCTGAGATTTGAGGTCCAGTCCCAATTGAAGAAACACGAGATCGTGCACTCTGGTCAACGGAACTATCCGTAA
- the LOC108070667 gene encoding transcription factor Ouib isoform X2 has protein sequence METLSSRLDHLKYLHHGNTNRFMYDPDRAKVSRELALKLRSYCCCRFNCRRGMAFQCRLCVLLSKIKDITGLTLDDEEHLPRHICAICQKQLTLASGFRDRCRRVQRDRFRKTRVMEAESREPPDSKAEYIVPNASSRVPKGKFIQIGKQMSLPKQALVQIRKVNNNEVNPKPNDAENIPPVPRPKAREFLICDQCGHSFKNSTNLKMHKLRHSGLKDFACTSCDQQFVNPYLLKVHIRVRHLGERPFACRFCERKFFTSGARTYHQRTQHIRDGSYRCDLCSNVFNTKSDLNSHKYSHRKPFQCEVCNVSFSRRCNLKHHYASKRHCKIATSVGGAQQGLIIDDDD, from the exons ATGGAAACACTGTCCTCACGACTAGACCACCTTAAATACTTGCATCATGGCAACACAAACCGATTCATGTACGATCCTGATCGTGCAAAAGTGTCGAGAGAATTGGCGCTCAAGCTGCGGTCATACTGTTGTTGTCGGTTTAATTGTCGCCGCGGGATGGCTTTCCAATGCCGGTTGTGTGTCC TACTCTCAAAAATCAAAGACATCACTGGATTAACG TTAGACGATGAAGAGCACCTTCCAAGACACATTTGCGCCATCTGTCAAAAGCAGCTGACTTTGGCCAGTGGATTCCGGGATAGGTGTCGTCGTGTCCAGCGAGATCGGTTTAGAAAAACTCGTGTCATGGAAGCTGAAAGCCGGGAACCTCCTGATTCGAAGGCGGAATACATAGTTCCCAACGCTAGTTCAAGGGTGCCCAAAGGAAAGTTCATTCAGATTGGCAAACAGATGTCCCTGCCTAAACAAGCACTGGTTCAAATTCGGAAAGTCAATAACAATGAAGTGAATCCAAAACCTAACGATGCTGAGAACATTCCACCGGTTCCAAGGCCTAAGGCTAGAGAGTTCCTCATTTGCGATCAGTGTGGTCACTCGTTTAAAAACTCTACCAACCTGAAAATGCACAAGTTGCGCCACAGCGGCCTCAAGGATTTCGCCTGCACAAGCTGTGACCAGCAGTTTGTTAACCCATACCTGTTGAAGGTGCACATACGGGTCCGACACCTGGGCGAAAGGCCATTTGCCTGCCGGTTCTGTGAGAGGAAATTCTTTACCAGTGGCGCACGCACTTATCACCAGCG GACGCAACATATTCGAGACGGAAGCTACAGGTGCGACTTATGCAGCAATGTGTTCAATACCAAGTCCGACTTAAATAGCCATAAGTACAGTCACCGAAAACCTTTTCA ATGTGAAGTATGCAACGTAAGCTTTTCTCGGAGATGCAACTTGAAACATCACTACGCCTCGAAAAGGCACTGCAAAATAGCCACCTCAGTTGGGGGTGCTCAGCAGGGCTTGATCATAGATGATGACGATTAA
- the LOC108070667 gene encoding transcription factor Ouib isoform X3, with product METLSSRLDHLKYLHHGNTNRFMYDPDRAKVSRELALKLRSYCCCRFNCRRGMAFQCRLCVHITGLTLDDEEHLPRHICAICQKQLTLASGFRDRCRRVQRDRFRKTRVMEAESREPPDSKAEYIVPNASSRVPKGKFIQIGKQMSLPKQALVQIRKVNNNEVNPKPNDAENIPPVPRPKAREFLICDQCGHSFKNSTNLKMHKLRHSGLKDFACTSCDQQFVNPYLLKVHIRVRHLGERPFACRFCERKFFTSGARTYHQRTQHIRDGSYRCDLCSNVFNTKSDLNSHKYSHRKPFQCEVCNVSFSRRCNLKHHYASKRHCKIATSVGGAQQGLIIDDDD from the exons ATGGAAACACTGTCCTCACGACTAGACCACCTTAAATACTTGCATCATGGCAACACAAACCGATTCATGTACGATCCTGATCGTGCAAAAGTGTCGAGAGAATTGGCGCTCAAGCTGCGGTCATACTGTTGTTGTCGGTTTAATTGTCGCCGCGGGATGGCTTTCCAATGCCGGTTGTGTGTCC ACATCACTGGATTAACG TTAGACGATGAAGAGCACCTTCCAAGACACATTTGCGCCATCTGTCAAAAGCAGCTGACTTTGGCCAGTGGATTCCGGGATAGGTGTCGTCGTGTCCAGCGAGATCGGTTTAGAAAAACTCGTGTCATGGAAGCTGAAAGCCGGGAACCTCCTGATTCGAAGGCGGAATACATAGTTCCCAACGCTAGTTCAAGGGTGCCCAAAGGAAAGTTCATTCAGATTGGCAAACAGATGTCCCTGCCTAAACAAGCACTGGTTCAAATTCGGAAAGTCAATAACAATGAAGTGAATCCAAAACCTAACGATGCTGAGAACATTCCACCGGTTCCAAGGCCTAAGGCTAGAGAGTTCCTCATTTGCGATCAGTGTGGTCACTCGTTTAAAAACTCTACCAACCTGAAAATGCACAAGTTGCGCCACAGCGGCCTCAAGGATTTCGCCTGCACAAGCTGTGACCAGCAGTTTGTTAACCCATACCTGTTGAAGGTGCACATACGGGTCCGACACCTGGGCGAAAGGCCATTTGCCTGCCGGTTCTGTGAGAGGAAATTCTTTACCAGTGGCGCACGCACTTATCACCAGCG GACGCAACATATTCGAGACGGAAGCTACAGGTGCGACTTATGCAGCAATGTGTTCAATACCAAGTCCGACTTAAATAGCCATAAGTACAGTCACCGAAAACCTTTTCA ATGTGAAGTATGCAACGTAAGCTTTTCTCGGAGATGCAACTTGAAACATCACTACGCCTCGAAAAGGCACTGCAAAATAGCCACCTCAGTTGGGGGTGCTCAGCAGGGCTTGATCATAGATGATGACGATTAA
- the Odj gene encoding uncharacterized protein Odj, producing the protein MTSECRLCCGKIFTPHPKNLFEKRNQRILTAIQQITGLEIVLETTLPKHICANCLLDLSHAVAFRQRCLQAHESLHRNPSRSNDASADSASAIKKECSPLPKDELDGYDSENGYNSEDKNEYDSPREPSPVPKKIKQELRMPNSQSPRVRIKRLHVPELRKPTPSEPKRDGRKRRRRPKPYPKDKRYVCDQCGWAFADMSNMKDHKLRHFEKKYACDQCGRKFYTQPLLRLHFRVHHMGEKPYVCKYCGMGFNNSPARCRHERQVHPNELAFKCKICNKRFNSEKSRTKHQDGHKSNEPDVHYCETCNKEFKEASFLHRHFATKYHRKRMNRLAENPADNETMTDLDESQGDPDDLSQEDMDDLFERIDDDQYDDDQYDDQYIDDEVNAEEGKDDQILEEEEDVDYEAAYLEELDE; encoded by the exons ATGACAAGCGAGTGTCGCCTATGTTGCGGGAAGATCTTCACTCCGCACCCGAAGAACCTCTTCGAGAAGCGCAACCAGCGGATTCTAACGGCCATCCAGCAAATCACGGGCTTGGAG ATCGTTTTGGAGACCACGCTACCCAAGCACATCTGTGCCAACTGCCTGCTGGACCTAAGCCACGCCGTAGCCTTCCGACAGCGCTGCTTGCAGGCACACGAGAGTCTGCACAGGAATCCCAGCAGATCGAATGACGCCTCAGCTGATAGCGCTTCGGCTATCAAGAAAGAATGCAGTCCCCTGCCGAAAGACGAACTTGATGGATATGACAGCGAAAATGGCTATAACTCCGAAGACAAGAATGAATACGATTCGCCCAGGGAGCCCTCACCggtgccaaaaaaaataaaacaggaGCTACGGATGCCTAACAGTCAATCGCCACGGGTCAGGATCAAGCGCCTCCACGTGCCGGAGCTCCGGAAACCCACTCCGTCTGAGCCAAAGCGAGACGGCCGCAAGAGACGGCGGCGTCCCAAGCCGTATCCCAAGGACAAGAGATATGTGTGTGATCAGTGCGGCTGGGCTTTCGCCGATATGAGCAACATGAAGGACCACAAGCTGCGGCACTTTGAGAAGAAATACGCTTGTGACCAGTGCGGACGCAAGTTCTACACCCAGCCACTGCTCCGGCTGCACTTCCGAGTGCACCACATGGGCGAAAAGCCCTATGTGTGCAAGTACTGTGGAATGGGGTTCAACAACAGTCCAGCCCGCTGTCGGCATGAACG GCAAGTGCATCCCAACGAACTGGCCTTTAAGTGTAAAATCTGCAATAAGCGCTTCAACAGCGAAAAGAGCCGGACCAAGCATCAGGACGGGCACAAGAGCAACGAACCCGATGTGCACTA TTGCGAAACCTGCAACAAGGAGTTCAAGGAGGCCTCGTTTCTGCATCGCCACTTCGCCACTAAGTACCATCGCAAGCGCATGAATCGGCTGGCGGAGAATCCTGCAGACAACGAGACAATGACGGATCTGGACGAAAGCCAGGGAGATCCTGACGACTTGAGCCAAGAAGATATGGACGACCTCTTTGAAAGGATAGACGACGATCAGTATGATGATGATCAGTATGATGACCAGTATATTGACGATGAGGTTAATGCTGAGGAAGGGAAAGACGACCAGATtctcgaggaggaggaggatgtcGACTATGAGGCAGCTTACTTGGAAGAACTGGACGAATAG
- the Nnk gene encoding transcription factor Ouib isoform X1: MSSQCRTCGQETYSNNAINIFEGNDVIINQIALVTGVKLTDKLDFPKRMCFSCLVSLNEAIQFRELCVATNQRLSLEFESDDQEDFEDPRSREELALQSSVTEMFEDDVEIEILKQIKEIIEEDEAEYYNTHLQKQQRVSDLGKKNDIPPNNFPETTCSSSHEAEQIPQESTEKSERKKYRARKIYFCDQCGKEFNDKGNLNLHLVRHTGVKPFECPDCGKREFSMYLMNIHIRVKHRGEKPFVCKYCDESFSDSTQRSRHQSRMHELKVANRRYNCAFCDLRFEVQSQLKKHEIVHSGQRNYPCEICNVAFTRKFNLQTHFRSRQHKKNAAEKSEKSLE; this comes from the exons ATGTCTTCACAGTGTCGAACTTGTGGTCAGGAGACATATAGCAAcaatgcaataaatatttttgagggAAACGATGTTATCATCAATCAAATCGCTCTGGTCACGGGCGTTAAA CTCACTGACAAACTGGATTTTCCTAAAAGAATGTGCTTTTCTTGCCTGGTCAGCTTGAACGAAGCCATTCAATTTCGAGAGCTTTGCGTTGCCACAAACCAACGCCTTAGTCTTGAATTCGAATCCGATGATCAGGAGGATTTTGAGGATCCTAGGAGCAGGGAAGAGTTGGCTTTGCAGAGCAGTGTGACGGAGATGTTTGAAGATGACGTGGAAATCGAGATACTTAAGCAGATTAAGGAGATCATTGAAGAGGATGAAGCGGAATACTACAATACTCACTTACAGAAGCAGCAGAGAGTGTCGGATCTTGGGAAAAAGAACGATATACCGCCGAACAACTTCCCGGAAACCACCTGCAGCTCATCTCATGAAGCTGAACAAATCCCCCAGGAGAGCACAGAAAAAAGCGAACGGAAAAAGTACAGAgccagaaaaatatatttctgtgATCAGTGCGGCAAGGAGTTCAACGACAAGGGCAACCTCAATCTGCATCTGGTGCGCCACACAGGCGTTAAGCCGTTCGAGTGTCCGGACTGTGGCAAAAGAGAGTTCAGCATGTACCTCATGAACATCCATATCCGCGTCAAGCATCGTGGCGAGAAACCCTTCGTCTGCAAGTACTGTGACGAGAGTTTCTCGGACAGCACCCAGAGAAGTCGCCACCAAAG ccgGATGCATGAACTCAAAGTGGCAAATAGAAGGTACAATTGCGCATTCTGCGATCTGAGATTTGAGGTCCAGTCCCAATTGAAGAAACACGAGATCGTGCACTCTGGTCAACGGAACTATCC CTGCGAAATATGCAATGTGGCCTTCACCCGTAAATTTAATCTGCAGACCCATTTCCGATCGAGGCAACACAAAAAGAATGCTGCGGAAAAGTCAGAAAAAAGCTTGGAATAG
- the LOC108070667 gene encoding transcription factor Ouib isoform X4 yields METLSSRLDHLKYLHHGNTNRFMYDPDRAKVSRELALKLRSYCCCRFNCRRGMAFQCRLCVRKFYELEPIVLFDIKNHEVLSKIKDITGLTLDDEEHLPRHICAICQKQLTLASGFRDRCRRVQRDRFRKTRVMEAESREPPDSKAEYIVPNASSRVPKGKFIQIGKQMSLPKQALVQIRKVNNNEVNPKPNDAENIPPVPRPKAREFLICDQCGHSFKNSTNLKMHKLRHSGLKDFACTSCDQQFVNPYLLKVHIRVRHLGERPFACRFCERKFFTSGARTYHQRTQHIRDGSYRCDLCSNVFNTKSDLNSHKYSHRKPFQ; encoded by the exons ATGGAAACACTGTCCTCACGACTAGACCACCTTAAATACTTGCATCATGGCAACACAAACCGATTCATGTACGATCCTGATCGTGCAAAAGTGTCGAGAGAATTGGCGCTCAAGCTGCGGTCATACTGTTGTTGTCGGTTTAATTGTCGCCGCGGGATGGCTTTCCAATGCCGGTTGTGTGTCCGTAAGTTTTACGAACTTGAGCCCATTGTGTTATTTGATATAAAGAACCATGAAGTACTCTCAAAAATCAAAGACATCACTGGATTAACG TTAGACGATGAAGAGCACCTTCCAAGACACATTTGCGCCATCTGTCAAAAGCAGCTGACTTTGGCCAGTGGATTCCGGGATAGGTGTCGTCGTGTCCAGCGAGATCGGTTTAGAAAAACTCGTGTCATGGAAGCTGAAAGCCGGGAACCTCCTGATTCGAAGGCGGAATACATAGTTCCCAACGCTAGTTCAAGGGTGCCCAAAGGAAAGTTCATTCAGATTGGCAAACAGATGTCCCTGCCTAAACAAGCACTGGTTCAAATTCGGAAAGTCAATAACAATGAAGTGAATCCAAAACCTAACGATGCTGAGAACATTCCACCGGTTCCAAGGCCTAAGGCTAGAGAGTTCCTCATTTGCGATCAGTGTGGTCACTCGTTTAAAAACTCTACCAACCTGAAAATGCACAAGTTGCGCCACAGCGGCCTCAAGGATTTCGCCTGCACAAGCTGTGACCAGCAGTTTGTTAACCCATACCTGTTGAAGGTGCACATACGGGTCCGACACCTGGGCGAAAGGCCATTTGCCTGCCGGTTCTGTGAGAGGAAATTCTTTACCAGTGGCGCACGCACTTATCACCAGCG GACGCAACATATTCGAGACGGAAGCTACAGGTGCGACTTATGCAGCAATGTGTTCAATACCAAGTCCGACTTAAATAGCCATAAGTACAGTCACCGAAAACCTTTTCAGTGA
- the LOC108070667 gene encoding transcription factor Ouib isoform X1 yields the protein METLSSRLDHLKYLHHGNTNRFMYDPDRAKVSRELALKLRSYCCCRFNCRRGMAFQCRLCVRKFYELEPIVLFDIKNHEVLSKIKDITGLTLDDEEHLPRHICAICQKQLTLASGFRDRCRRVQRDRFRKTRVMEAESREPPDSKAEYIVPNASSRVPKGKFIQIGKQMSLPKQALVQIRKVNNNEVNPKPNDAENIPPVPRPKAREFLICDQCGHSFKNSTNLKMHKLRHSGLKDFACTSCDQQFVNPYLLKVHIRVRHLGERPFACRFCERKFFTSGARTYHQRTQHIRDGSYRCDLCSNVFNTKSDLNSHKYSHRKPFQCEVCNVSFSRRCNLKHHYASKRHCKIATSVGGAQQGLIIDDDD from the exons ATGGAAACACTGTCCTCACGACTAGACCACCTTAAATACTTGCATCATGGCAACACAAACCGATTCATGTACGATCCTGATCGTGCAAAAGTGTCGAGAGAATTGGCGCTCAAGCTGCGGTCATACTGTTGTTGTCGGTTTAATTGTCGCCGCGGGATGGCTTTCCAATGCCGGTTGTGTGTCCGTAAGTTTTACGAACTTGAGCCCATTGTGTTATTTGATATAAAGAACCATGAAGTACTCTCAAAAATCAAAGACATCACTGGATTAACG TTAGACGATGAAGAGCACCTTCCAAGACACATTTGCGCCATCTGTCAAAAGCAGCTGACTTTGGCCAGTGGATTCCGGGATAGGTGTCGTCGTGTCCAGCGAGATCGGTTTAGAAAAACTCGTGTCATGGAAGCTGAAAGCCGGGAACCTCCTGATTCGAAGGCGGAATACATAGTTCCCAACGCTAGTTCAAGGGTGCCCAAAGGAAAGTTCATTCAGATTGGCAAACAGATGTCCCTGCCTAAACAAGCACTGGTTCAAATTCGGAAAGTCAATAACAATGAAGTGAATCCAAAACCTAACGATGCTGAGAACATTCCACCGGTTCCAAGGCCTAAGGCTAGAGAGTTCCTCATTTGCGATCAGTGTGGTCACTCGTTTAAAAACTCTACCAACCTGAAAATGCACAAGTTGCGCCACAGCGGCCTCAAGGATTTCGCCTGCACAAGCTGTGACCAGCAGTTTGTTAACCCATACCTGTTGAAGGTGCACATACGGGTCCGACACCTGGGCGAAAGGCCATTTGCCTGCCGGTTCTGTGAGAGGAAATTCTTTACCAGTGGCGCACGCACTTATCACCAGCG GACGCAACATATTCGAGACGGAAGCTACAGGTGCGACTTATGCAGCAATGTGTTCAATACCAAGTCCGACTTAAATAGCCATAAGTACAGTCACCGAAAACCTTTTCA ATGTGAAGTATGCAACGTAAGCTTTTCTCGGAGATGCAACTTGAAACATCACTACGCCTCGAAAAGGCACTGCAAAATAGCCACCTCAGTTGGGGGTGCTCAGCAGGGCTTGATCATAGATGATGACGATTAA
- the LOC108070667 gene encoding transcription factor Ouib isoform X5, with translation MATQTDSCTILIVQKCRENWRSSCGHTVVVGLIVAAGWLSNAGCVSLDDEEHLPRHICAICQKQLTLASGFRDRCRRVQRDRFRKTRVMEAESREPPDSKAEYIVPNASSRVPKGKFIQIGKQMSLPKQALVQIRKVNNNEVNPKPNDAENIPPVPRPKAREFLICDQCGHSFKNSTNLKMHKLRHSGLKDFACTSCDQQFVNPYLLKVHIRVRHLGERPFACRFCERKFFTSGARTYHQRTQHIRDGSYRCDLCSNVFNTKSDLNSHKYSHRKPFQCEVCNVSFSRRCNLKHHYASKRHCKIATSVGGAQQGLIIDDDD, from the exons ATGGCAACACAAACCGATTCATGTACGATCCTGATCGTGCAAAAGTGTCGAGAGAATTGGCGCTCAAGCTGCGGTCATACTGTTGTTGTCGGTTTAATTGTCGCCGCGGGATGGCTTTCCAATGCCGGTTGTGTGTCC TTAGACGATGAAGAGCACCTTCCAAGACACATTTGCGCCATCTGTCAAAAGCAGCTGACTTTGGCCAGTGGATTCCGGGATAGGTGTCGTCGTGTCCAGCGAGATCGGTTTAGAAAAACTCGTGTCATGGAAGCTGAAAGCCGGGAACCTCCTGATTCGAAGGCGGAATACATAGTTCCCAACGCTAGTTCAAGGGTGCCCAAAGGAAAGTTCATTCAGATTGGCAAACAGATGTCCCTGCCTAAACAAGCACTGGTTCAAATTCGGAAAGTCAATAACAATGAAGTGAATCCAAAACCTAACGATGCTGAGAACATTCCACCGGTTCCAAGGCCTAAGGCTAGAGAGTTCCTCATTTGCGATCAGTGTGGTCACTCGTTTAAAAACTCTACCAACCTGAAAATGCACAAGTTGCGCCACAGCGGCCTCAAGGATTTCGCCTGCACAAGCTGTGACCAGCAGTTTGTTAACCCATACCTGTTGAAGGTGCACATACGGGTCCGACACCTGGGCGAAAGGCCATTTGCCTGCCGGTTCTGTGAGAGGAAATTCTTTACCAGTGGCGCACGCACTTATCACCAGCG GACGCAACATATTCGAGACGGAAGCTACAGGTGCGACTTATGCAGCAATGTGTTCAATACCAAGTCCGACTTAAATAGCCATAAGTACAGTCACCGAAAACCTTTTCA ATGTGAAGTATGCAACGTAAGCTTTTCTCGGAGATGCAACTTGAAACATCACTACGCCTCGAAAAGGCACTGCAAAATAGCCACCTCAGTTGGGGGTGCTCAGCAGGGCTTGATCATAGATGATGACGATTAA
- the LOC108070712 gene encoding transcription factor Ouib — protein MCALRSLCRTCGIKLENESSSVKLFEKSNYHFIRLIEDITDMFLEFDNSMPDHVCQECKEDLDRMLAFRSKFLKVHRSFLVTKKKHLQWKENSNKVEAECLEDETELMGGSAPSEEDMLQIVDKDTDDMEDHLNQDEQDQDNDDEEHTEENEQDQKYLDEDQQNTGAEPEDFPDEDQVRNMDELTASSKSTTKITARKAKQAMRNAKTWVCDQCGGVFKCSTYLKLHLLRHTGQKSFECDVCQAKYYTENEMRRHRILHTDARPYACRFCDKTFRGCSSKVIHERTHTNERPFQCQYCEMAFTSTSTRQRHELLHTNNRKYHCETCQHWFLRATHLALHQNTKLHKKRVASARKRCG, from the exons aTGTGTGCGTTGCGCTCGCTTTGTCGCACTTGTGGCATAAAACTAGAAAATGAGTCCAGCTCCGTTAAGCTCTTTGAAAAGTCAAACTACCATTTCATTAGACTTATTGAGGATATCACCGACATGTTT CTGGAGTTCGATAATTCTATGCCTGATCACGTTTGCCAAGAATGTAAAGAGGATCTGGACAGAATGTTGGCTTTCCGCTCAAAGTTTTTGAAAGTCCATCGGTCATTTTTGGTCACCAAAAAGAAGCATCTGCAATGGAAGGAAAATTCTAATAAAGTGGAAGCCGAATGCCTTGAAGATGAAACAGAATTAATGGGAGGTAGTGCGCCCTCGGAAGAGGATATGTTGCAGATTGTTGATAAGGACACAGATGACATGGAAGACCACCTTAATCAAGATGAACAGGATCAAGATAATGATGACGAGGAGCACACCGAAGAGAACGAGCAGGACCAGAAATATTTAGATGAGGATCAACAAAACACTGGTGCGGAGCCAGAGGATTTTCCAGATGAAGACCAGGTTCGAAACATGGACGAGCTCACTGCGAGTTCCAAGAGCACTACGAAAATTACAGCTCGCAAGGCCAAGCAGGCGATGCGTAACGCCAAGACATGGGTCTGTGATCAGTGCGGTGGAGTGTTCAAGTGTTCCACCTACCTAAAACTGCATCTGCTGCGCCACACCGGCCAGAAATCGTTCGAGTGCGACGTCTGCCAGGCTAAGTACTACACGGAGAACGAGATGCGCCGCCACCGGATCCTGCACACCGATGCCCGGCCCTACGCCTGTCGCTTCTGCGACAAGACATTCcgcggctgcagcagcaagGTGATCCACGAGCGTACGCACACCAATGAGCGGCCGTTCCAGTGTCAGTACTGCGAGATGGCCTTTACCTCGACGTCGACTCGGCAGCGGCACGAGTTGTTGCACACGAACAACCGAAAATATCA CTGCGAGACCTGTCAGCATTGGTTTTTGCGGGCAACGCACCTGGCG